The following coding sequences lie in one Pempheris klunzingeri isolate RE-2024b chromosome 13, fPemKlu1.hap1, whole genome shotgun sequence genomic window:
- the LOC139211539 gene encoding filamin-A-interacting protein 1-like encodes MRSKSSGVESPANGVLGVPQGDHDISQEQEVGLPVKSLMAKVQQKEGNDRVEVEVISDKEKLLCDSPEAGEKRSGVMDLSQGDLLRLLGIMEGEVQAREDVISMFKSRPTVPEALESRYGSAVPGSALQALQRDGVITGTEPHSHSVYQKPMVELERLQEKHRETYRRMLGQLLLAEKCHRRTVHELDTEKRKHADYMNKSDDFTNLLEQERERLKRLLENEKSYQVKKEKEHSKRLAKVREELVKLKSFALMLVNERQQHLEQMDQQGQRVQELSQQLQQREQALSEARERAQEDGHRLLSLEAELKEKSAKLTQQHEEMSAKLANQEIHNRQLNAKLLGLTHKVEELEESNKALRKSEEELQELREKISKGECGNSNLIAELENLRKRVLEMEGKDEEITKTEHQCKELRKRLQEEDSKGKDLRLEVEKLQKRMMELEKLEGAFSISKAECAQLHTALEREKGLTKELSDEVVVLRIRMKELESSEIKLEKSELSLKDDLGKLKSLTVALMEERKTLMERMKSDERTKEDMSKMVKVEEGKVMEVTEKLIEESKKLLKLKSEMESKIETLTIEKGELSTKLAYEIDKTKDLNSKVSQMKKRLDGFEQAEKLSLKNSMKCELGRMSDPVKREDNKVKELTFEIEHLKNRLKQLEVVEGDLIKTEDQYDMLEKRFMTEQDKANILSRQVEEMRSQIARNKAIEKGEEESQEEDLRQLCKREEVKTRELQADVIALKEKIHELMHKEDQLAQLQVDYSILQQRFLEEEEKAKNMGTEVFHLTKELEIAKRHSRALRPSLNGRRMVDVAVTSTGVQTEASSTGPAEEDTPAVFIRKSVQEENHIMSNLRQKCLKKPTEKSGTVERCPSSSSDLSIKKSWIPWMRKKDNTPQETNLEKPLHINANHLPSELTMPSKQGQPLHIRVTPDHQNNMATLEISSPTTEDVFSSSVPLSPNPSQPKSRITIIPTYSAPTHKRKSTTGHQGPERAKSPVTITTISRAKSPESSRAPSSASGRPLSPVSIMTVSTAIVPEASASPEPQEMTMGRAVFKVTPEKQMVPMPIRKGHNNTSIITTTDDNKIHIHLGNSITPKMVVRPVPAVTEAKEMTLSTGTVLRSPRQITTTATRSTQSKVMSSITISPVTSNNSRATQSTTGHDAQPARTGLTRIPMSKSLKTGKAVLGSLGITGGVKLESRTESQSMRIEVKKSTVNSSTLQNGGKA; translated from the exons ATGAGGTCCAAAAGCAGCGGGGTGGAGAGCCCGGCCAATGGGGTGCTTGGGGTTCCGCAGGGCGACCATGACATCAGCCAAGAGCAGGAAGTTGGTCTGCCCGTGAAGAGCCTGATGGCCAAAGTTCAGCAGAAGGAGGGTAATGACagagtggaggtggaggtgatcTCAGACAAAGAGAAGCTACTGTGTGATTCCCCTGAGGCTGGAGAGAAAAGATCGGGCGTCATGGATCTGTCCCAAGGGGATCTGCTGAGACTGCTGGGGATCATGGAAGGGGAGGTCCAG GCCAGAGAGGATGTTATCAGCATGTTTAAGTCCAGACCGACGGTCCCAGAGGCCCTTGAATCACGTTATGGCTCTGCGGTCCCTGGTTCGGCCCTCCAGGCCCTGCAGAGAGACGGTGTCATCACTGGCACTGAGCCGCACAGCCACAGTGTCTACCAAAAGCCTATGGTAGAG CTGGAGCGTCTGCAGGAGAAGCACCGGGAGACGTACCGGAGGATGCTGGGTCAGCTGCTGCTCGCCGAGAAGTGCCACCGCCGCACCGTCCACGAGTTGGACACGGAGAAGCGCAAGCACGCAGACTACATGAACAAGAGCGACGACTTCACCAACCTTCTGGAGCAGGAGCgagagag ACTGAAGAGGCTGCTTGAGAACGAGAAGTCCTACCaggtaaaaaaggaaaaggagcaTTCTAAACGTCTGGCCAAGGTGCGAGAAGAACTGGTCAAGCTGAAGTCCTTTGCGCTGATGTTAGTCAATGAGCGCCAGCAGCACCTGGAGCAAATGGACCAACAGGGTCAGCGGGTCCAGGAACTCAGCCAACAACTCCAGCAGCGTGAGCAGGCACTGAGTGAAGCCAGGGAGCGTGCTCAGGAGGATGGCCACAGGCTGCTGAGCCTGGAGGCTGAGCTTAAAGAGAAATCTGCCAAGCTCACCCAACAACACGAGGAGATGAGTGCCAAGCTGGCCAATCAGGAGATTCACAACCGTCAACTTAATGCCAAACTTTTAGGGCTTACACACAAAGTGGAGGAGCTAGAGGAGAGCAACAAGGCCTTAAGGAAATCTGAGGAGGAACTGCAGGAGCTCAGGGAGAAGATCAGCAAGGGGGAGTGTGGCAACTCCAACTTGATTGCTGAGTTGGAGAACTTGCGGAAACGGGTGttggagatggagggaaaggaTGAGGAGATCACAAAGACTGAACATCAGTGTAAGGAGCTGAGAAAGAGGCTACAAGAGGAGGATAGTAAAGGTAAAGACCTACGACTGGAGGTGGAGAAGCTCCAGAAAAGAATGATGGAATTAGAGAAACTTGAGGGTGCTTTTAGCATAAGCAAGGCTGAGTGTGCACAGTTACACACTgctctggagagagagaagggccTGACCAAAGAGCTCTCAGATGAAGTTGTGGTTCTCAGGATCCGTATGAAAGAACTGGAGTCCTCTGAAATCAAGTTAGAAAAATCTGAGCTGAGCCTCAAGGATGACTTGGGTAAGCTGAAGTCGCTGACTGTTGCTTTGATGGAAGAACGAAAGACCCTAATGGAAAGAATGAAGTCAGATGAGAGGACAAAAGAGGATATGAGTAAAATGGTCAAAGTTGAGGAGGGCAAAGTGATGGAGGTGACTGAGAAATTGATAGAGGAGAGCAAAAAGCTCCTGAAGTTGAAATCTGAGATGGAAAGCAAAATAGAGACTCTAACCATAGAAAAAGGGGAGTTAAGCACTAAGCTAGCCTACGAAATTGATAAAACTAAAGATCTGAATTCTAAGGTCAGTCAAATGAAAAAGAGGTTAGATGGGTTCGAGCAAGCAGAAAAGCTGTCTTTGAAGAATTCAATGAAATGTGAACTGGGAAGAATGTCAGACCCTGTAAAAAGAGAAGATAACAAAGTGAAGGAGCTCACATTTGAAATTGAGCACCTAAAAAATCGTCTCAAGCAGCTTGAAGTAGTTGAGGGAGATTTGATCAAGACAGAGGACCAGTACGACATGTTGGAGAAACGGTTCATGACCGAACAAGACAAAGCCAACATTCTTTCCCGACAGGTGGAGGAAATGCGCAGTCAGATAGCACGAAACAAAGCAATCgagaaaggagaagaggaaagccAGGAAGAGGACCTCCGACAGCTATGCAAGCGAGAGGAGGTCAAAACCAGGGAACTGCAGGCGGATGTCATAGCCCTCAAGGAGAAGATCCATGAACTGATGCACAAGGAGGACCAACTTGCTCAGCTCCAAGTGGATTACTCTATCCTGCAGCAGAGGTTtttggaagaggaggagaaagccAAGAACATGGGTACTGAAGTTTTCCATCTCACCAAAGAACTGGAGATCGCCAAGCGTCATAGTCGAGCACTAAGGCCCAGTTTGAATGGGAGGAGGATGGTGGACGTTGCTGTGACATCCACTGGGGTACAGACAGAGGCATCATCCACTGGGCCAGCAGAGGAAGACACCCCAGCTGTGTTTATCAGGAAGTCTGTTCAAGAGGAGAATCACATCATGAGcaacctcagacagaagtgcTTGAAGAAGCCAACAGAAAAGAGTGGCACCGTTGAGCGTTGCCCTTCATCTAGCAGCGACCTCAGTATTAAGAAATCCTGGATTCCCTGGATGAGGAAAAAGGACAATACCCCTCAAGAGACCAACTTGGAAAAGCCTCTGCACATTAATGCAAATCACTTGCCTTCTGAACTAACAATGCCATCAAAGCAAGGCCAGCCTTTACACATCCGGGTAACACCAGACCACCAAAACAACATGGCTACCCTTGAGATCAGCAGCCCCACTACTGAGGATGTTTTCTCTAGCTCGGTTCCCCTCAGCCCTAACCCATCTCAACCTAAATCTAGAATCACAATCATTCCCACCTACTCTGCTCCAACCCACAAGAGAAAGTCCACCACTGGACATCAGGGCCCTGAAAGAGCCAAGTCTCCAGTCACCATCACCACAATATCCAGAGCGAAGTCTCCTGAAAGCAGCCGagctccctcctctgcctcaggTAGGCCCTTATCCCCTGTCTCCATTATGACAGTGAGCACTGCCATAGTGCCTGAAGCATCGGCCTCCCCAGAACCCCAGGAGATGACCATGGGCCGAGCTGTGTTCAAGGTCACCCCAGAGAAGCAGATGGTACCAATGCCTATACGGAAGGGCCACAACAacaccagcatcatcaccaccaccgaCGATAACAAGATTCATATTCATCTAGGCAACAGCATCACCCCAAAGATGGTAGTCAGGCCGGTGCCTGCTGTAACAGAGGCCAAGGAAATGACTTTATCAACTGGGACAGTTTTACGCTCCCCACGCCAAATCACCACCACTGCTACCAGGAGCACGCAGAGCAAAGTGATGAGCAGTATCACAATTTCCCCTGTTACCTCAAACAATTCCAGAGCCACACAAAGCACG ACTGGGCATGATGCCCAGCCAGCTCGCACAGGACTGACCCGCATCCCAATGTCCAAGAGCCTGAAGACGGGGAAGGCTGTGCTGGGATCCCTGGGGATCACCGGTGGAGTGAAGCTGGAGTCACGAACTGAGAGTCAGTCTATGAGGATTGAAGTTAAAAAATCCACTGTGAATAGCAGTACTTtacaaaatggaggaaaagccTGA
- the tmem30aa gene encoding transmembrane protein 30Aa, which produces MMASSYNAKEEDGHHSGASSHGGAGAVKSKKPDNTAFKQQRLPAWQPILTAGTVLPAFFVIGLIFIPIGIGLYVSSNNIKEFEVDYTGVEVSSPCYSCAKNFSWNNTTPCMCSVSFTLQQPFESNVFMYYGLSNFYQNHRRYVKSRDDSQLNGDRSALTNPSKECEPYRTSEGLPIAPCGAIANSLFNDTLELHYIDGNGTKSAIPLMKKGIAWWTDKHVKFRNPGGNNNLTVAFQGTNKPVNWRKPVYDLDPSDPENNGFINEDFIVWMRTAALPTFRKLYRIIQKKSSTTPTLPSGNYVLDITYNYPVLSFDGRKRMILSTISWMGGKNPFLGIAYITVGSICFFLGVVLLIIHHKYDNRNTSADIPS; this is translated from the exons ATGATGGCGTCAAGCTACAACGCAAAGGAAGAGGACGGACACCACTCGGGTGCTTCGAGCCACGGAGGCGCAGGGGCTGTGAAAAGTAAAAAGCCGGACAACACAGCCTTCAAGCAGCAGAGACTACCGGCCTGGCAGCCCATTCTCACGGCTGGCACCGTGCTGCCCGCTTTCTTCGTTATCGGCCTCATCTTCATCCCCATCGGCATCGGCCTGTACGTCTCGTCCAACAACATCAAAGAGTTCGAG GTTGATTACACTGGTGTTGAAGTTTCCAGTCCATGCTACAGCTGTGCCAAGAACTTCAGCTGGAACAACACGACACCGTGTATGTGCTCGGTGTccttcacactgcagcagccgTTTGAG AGCAACGTCTTTATGTACTACGGCTTATCGAACTTCTATCAGAACCACAGACGCTATGTGAAGTCCAGAGATGACAGCCAACTGAACGGTGACCGGTCTGCTTTGACG AACCCCAGCAAGGAATGTGAACCGTACCGTACAAGTGAAGGACTGCCCATAGCTCCATGTGGGGCCATAGCCAACAGCCTTTTCAACG ACACTCTGGAGCTGCATTATATTGATGGCAACGGCACCAAAAGTGCAATTCCTCTGATGAAGAAGGGCATTGCGTGGTGGACTGACAAGCACGTGAAGTTCAGGAATCCTGGTGGAAACAACAACCTTACTGTAGCTTTCCAAG GCACCAATAAGCCGGTGAACTGGAGGAAGCCAGTGTACGACCTGGACCCATCAGACCCTGAGAACAACGGCTTCATCAACGAGGACTTCATTGTGTGGATGCGTACGGCTGCGTTGCCCACCTTTCGCAAGCTCTATCGCATCATCCAGAAGAAGTCCAGCACAACCCCCACTCTACCCAGTGGCAATTACGTCTTGGACATCACTTACA ATTACCCCGTGCTCAGCTTTGATGGCCGCAAGCGGATGATCCTGAGCACCATCTCCTGGATGGGAGGGAAGAACCCCTTCCTTGGCATTGCCTACATCACCGTGGGCTCCATCTGCTTCTTCCTGGGTGTGGTTCTGCTCATCATCCACCACAAATATGACAACCGCAACACCAGTGCAGATATTCCAAGCTAA
- the LOC139212005 gene encoding cytochrome c oxidase subunit 7A2, mitochondrial-like, giving the protein MYRQLMGLQHVCRRTITSSARRQVSNSVKDKQKLFQEDNGMPIHLKGGTKDALLYRTTMTLTVFGVGYVLFELFTASMPKKV; this is encoded by the exons ATGTACAGACAGCTCATG GGACTGCAGCATGTTTGCAGGCGGACCATCACCAGCAGTGCCCGCAGACAGGTTTCCAACTCTGTGAAGGACAAGCAAAAGCTGTTTCAG GAGGACAACGGTATGCCTATCCATCTGAAGGGCGGGACAAAAGACGCTCTGCTCTACAGAACCACAATGACTCTCACTGTGTTTG GGGTTGGATATGTCCTGTTTGAGCTGTTTACTGCGTCAATGCCCAAGAAGGTTTAA